The nucleotide window GTTGGACCGCAGCGCCTTCAGCTGGTCGTGCAGTGCGATCTGAACCGGAAGGTGGTGCGGCAGCGCTCGCGCGTTCGGACAGTTCAGGCAGGCGTGGAGGAACGATGCCGGACATGCTTCTCCGGCAGGAGCGTGTGGGCTGTCCAGGTGATCCCGGCAGGCGACGACCGCGGTGTCCCGCTCGGCAGCGAGCATGCTCCTCAACGTCTCTGGGGCGACACCGGCCTGCGCGGCCGCCGTGGGCAGGTCCTCGGCCGCCAGGGCGAGCAGACGGGACGGGAGCACGACGACCTTGGCGGCCTCGCGGGCCTTGTCGACTTCACCCTGCAAAGCTTCGGCGACCACGTACTGGCTCTGATCTCGGACGGTCTGGCTGCGGCGCAGGTAATGATCGCGCAGGGTCCGTGCCGTGTGCGACACGGGACGGCGCTGTGACTCCAGAGCGGTCTGACGGACGCGACGCATGTCGATACCGGGAGGCCCGCCCTCCTCGGTCCGGTTGGTGGTGGGGAAACCGCGGGTTCGTGCCCAGCGCTCCACGCGGACCTCCTCCGACCACAGAGAGTTCGGCTTGGCCGGATTGGCGAGTCGTCGGTGGACGAAGGCACCGGGCATGCCACTGATCAGCCGAGCGGGCGCGGTCAGCTCCACCAGGAGTTCATAGACCCGTAGCGGAGAGTGGAACAGCACTTCGTCTCCCGGAGTCCGTTCCAGCATGCTCCGGAGGGACACGGGAAGATCCTCGACCGCTGCCACCCGGTGCTCGCGCTCCGGGCCGCGCCGGGGCTTTCGCTGCTCCACCAGCGCGACCGCCACTTCCTCGTCACCGATGCCGTCCGATCGCTGATGCAGCGCGGGCCACCCCGCGACCGTGCCGAGGTTCTCCGCCGTCAGCACGGACAGGAGAATGGCGAAGGCGGTGGCCTCCTGCTGCGACAACGTCAGCATGCGCATTACCGTGGCTACACCGCCGCACCGCTGGACGGCCGGAGCGCCACCCCCGTCACTCCGGCGGGGCAGGTCGCCGGTCCGCACGAACAGATCCAGGAGCTGGGCCAACTCGGCGTCGTGGCCATCGCCGACCTCACCCGCACGAAACCGCTCCAGCAAACGGGTCCCGGCCCGGATCCGGTCCCGGCATAGGCGGATGTCCCGCCGCAACGCGGTCATGATCTGCTGCCACTCGCCCTCGGGGTACGCCGTGACCTGCTGTGACGCCTGCTTGACGGGCAGCCGGGTCTCGAACAGCTCACGTCGGGCGGATTCGGGGAGCTCCGGGCAGTCGCGCAGCACGATCCGCAGACGGCCCGTGCAGGTACGACGGGTCTGAGGGTCCTCATACCGGGCCATGAAGGCCCTGATGTGCTCGGCCGTGATGTCCGCCGGGCGTCCCGGCGACAGTTCGCACTGAGCGAGGGCGTGGGCGAAGTCACGGACGACCTGGTAACCGGTACGGAATGACGTCGCGCGCTTCACCCCGCTGCGGGCGCCCGCCCGCTCTGCCAGCCTCCGGACCAGCCAATTCCTTACCGGCTCGGCGACCGGCAGGTCGGAGCAGTCGAATCGGACGCTCCGCCCTGTGCTCTCCTCGTGGAACAGCACCACCGCCCCCGACACTCCGTCGGGCAGTCGCTCGGGCGGGGACCAACCGGACGGCGGAAGCGCCGCCCGGCGCCCGCCCCTCACTGCGTTCGCCCGGCCGCGACGGCCGGCCCCATGACCGACCCACCGTGACGTGCGAAGATCCGCACCAGCGTGTCCACCCCTGAACTCTCGTCGTCGTCCAGGAGCGCCATCAGGTACGAGACCTGCAGGCCGGTGAAGGGCTCCAGGTAGTGCTCCCGCGTAGTGTCGGGATGTCGATGCCCAAGCAGCACGGCCAACTGCAGCCAGATGTCGCCGAGCTGTTCGCGGAAGTCCTCGATCTCGTCGGGCGAGAAGCCCTCCAAACGGCGCTCCTCGACGAGCGACAGGATCGAGAACCACTTCAAGGCAAAGGAGTGCCGGCACATGTGGGGCGTCGCCCACAGGGGACACTCGCGCCGCATCTGATCCCGCTGCCCCTCGTTCAGCCGCCCGTTCGGATCGGTCCTGCCCAGCCATGCTTCGGCCACCCGTCGGTTCGCGGCATCGAAGGTGTCTTCCCAGCTGTGCGGTTTCTTCGGTAGGCCGTTCACCGACAGCCACACACACAGCGGCTCCAGGCCCTGCGTCGTCCGGCGGAACAACAGCCGGCGGTCGTCCGGCGCCAGGTCGTCCAGGGCCACTGATTGCGAGCCGCCCGCAGCGGCCACATGCACCTGCCGGGTACGGGGATCGTGGCCGATCACGATACGCACGCCGCTGAGCCGCTCGTACCGACCGTGCCGCTGTGCCCGGCTGATCACCTCGGCTCGGGATCCCTCCAGTGGGTCCAGGTAGCCCTCGACCGACCGCAGTACCTGCCGGGGAATCCAGTACGCCCGGCCGGCGCGGCCACCCTTGACGCACTTGGCCGCGAGCCACGCCGTGCCCATCCGCTCGCCGCCCGAGACCGGGAGTTCGACGTCGAGGATGCTCGCCCACTCACGCAGCCGAAGCCCGGTCCCGTACAGGCCGTCGGCGAAGGCCGCGTCCCGGTCCTCGTTGAACCTGCCGGCCTGCCGCCCCGCGCGCCGCAGCCCGTCGAAGCCGTATCCGCGTAGCCCGATGTCGCGCCACTGCTCCAAGGCATCCCGCAGCAGCCACTTCACCTGACGGCTCGTCGAACCCGCCGGACGCAGCGGGTCACGGCGCCCCCGGCCGTACGCCTGTCGTGTCGCTGCCTCGTTATCGGCACGCACGGTCGCGACCGGGTTCGCGATCCCGAACCGGGAACTAGCCCACGTGTAGAAGCTGTTGAGGCCGGCACGGTCGGTGTCGAACGAGGTGGCCCGCACCCGCTCCGCGTTCCGGGTGTCGGTGATGCGCCAGTCCTTGAACGCCTCGACGTCACGGACCGTGGCCCGGTCCCATGTCGTATCGACGGCGTTCAGGAAGTCCAACCACACAACGAGCGTGTACGCGTAGCGCCGCCAGGTTCCCGGCTGCGAGGTGGCCATCCGGCCTTCCCGGAAGAAGAGGTTGATCCGGGAATCGGGGCGGCCACTCGGCGGCAGGAGGATGGGCGTGCCGTGGCGGGCCCCGTTGCGGGCGGCTCTGCCATGCAGATCGCCGAGATCGGGGAGCTCGGGATCTTTCGCGGCAGGCGGTGGGACGGTGAAGTCGTAGAAGTCAACGGTCCAGTGTTCCAGGACGTTCACGTGCGCAGCTCCGGGATGAACGAGTAACGAAGCGACAACCGAGAGTAGCCTAGAGAACGGGTGGATCGGTTGAGCCCGGCGAGACCTTCGCCGAGGCCGCCGTACGCGAACTCCATGAGGAGGCCGGCCTCGTGGCCGACGTCGCCGACACCGTCGTGCTGGGCACCATCCTGGCCCGGGTGGGTGACATCGTCCGAGTGACGGTGCCCGTCCTGGTCACCCGGACGTCCGGTGTCCCGCAGGAGCGCGAAGAGACCATCGGCGCATGGAGGTTCTGGCCCCGCGACAGCTTGCCCCAGCCGCTGTTCGTGCCGAGCGCCCAGTGTCTGAGCGCGTGGGATCCGAGCCTCCCGCTCGACCATCCAGCCGCGGCCGCCTTCCACCCCTCCGGCCCCGGTCCTTCCTAGCCAGATCCCGCCCGCGCTCGTTCCTCCGGCACGTCCTGCTCCCCCACGGAAGGCCCTACGCCCATGAACTCACTGCCCACCCCGCGGCAGCCGTCCCTCCTCGGGGTCTTCGCCCACCCCGACGACGAGTCGCTCCTCGCCGGCGGCGTGCTCGCGCAGCACGCCGCCGGCGGCGCCGACACCGCGGTCGTCACCGCGACCTGGTCCCCGGACAGTCACCGGGCCGCCGAACTCGCCGACGCACTGAAGGTTCTGGGCGCCGGCCAGCCGCGGATGCTCGGATACGCCGACGCCCGCATCCCCGACTCCGCCCCCGGCCGGCCGAGGCTCTGCGACGCGCCCATCGACGAGGTCGTCGGGATGCTCGTCGGACACATCCGTGCCGTACAGCCGCAGCTGGTGTTGACCCATGACGCCTACGGCCAGCTGACCGGCCACCCCGATCACATCCGCACCCATCAAGTGGCCGTCCTGGCCTTTCACGCCGCGGGCCTGGAACACCAGTACCCGGAGGCGGGCACCCCTTGGCAGCCAGCCGCCCTGTACGCGGCCACCCACCCCGACTCGGGGATGGGCGAGCTGGGCGCGCTGTTGTCGCGGGTCGGGAAAAAGGTGCTGTCGGTACCGGACGGGCACATCAC belongs to Streptomyces sp. NBC_01244 and includes:
- a CDS encoding PIG-L deacetylase family protein, giving the protein MNSLPTPRQPSLLGVFAHPDDESLLAGGVLAQHAAGGADTAVVTATWSPDSHRAAELADALKVLGAGQPRMLGYADARIPDSAPGRPRLCDAPIDEVVGMLVGHIRAVQPQLVLTHDAYGQLTGHPDHIRTHQVAVLAFHAAGLEHQYPEAGTPWQPAALYAATHPDSGMGELGALLSRVGKKVLSVPDGHITTTVDVSGFLTQKWAAILSHRSEAIRERPLPGILARLPAPVRESIIATEYYTLLSASPRHHGQHRLPLSAADALVVPTMNPPSKINKEQ
- a CDS encoding site-specific integrase, encoding MNVLEHWTVDFYDFTVPPPAAKDPELPDLGDLHGRAARNGARHGTPILLPPSGRPDSRINLFFREGRMATSQPGTWRRYAYTLVVWLDFLNAVDTTWDRATVRDVEAFKDWRITDTRNAERVRATSFDTDRAGLNSFYTWASSRFGIANPVATVRADNEAATRQAYGRGRRDPLRPAGSTSRQVKWLLRDALEQWRDIGLRGYGFDGLRRAGRQAGRFNEDRDAAFADGLYGTGLRLREWASILDVELPVSGGERMGTAWLAAKCVKGGRAGRAYWIPRQVLRSVEGYLDPLEGSRAEVISRAQRHGRYERLSGVRIVIGHDPRTRQVHVAAAGGSQSVALDDLAPDDRRLLFRRTTQGLEPLCVWLSVNGLPKKPHSWEDTFDAANRRVAEAWLGRTDPNGRLNEGQRDQMRRECPLWATPHMCRHSFALKWFSILSLVEERRLEGFSPDEIEDFREQLGDIWLQLAVLLGHRHPDTTREHYLEPFTGLQVSYLMALLDDDESSGVDTLVRIFARHGGSVMGPAVAAGRTQ